Sequence from the Botrytis cinerea B05.10 chromosome 12, complete sequence genome:
GGTTTGTAAGATGTTCATAATTTGCTGAATTCATTGTTCGCGCTATTCTAATTTTGATAGCTCCATAAAATATATGCCCCCTCATCTTCGCTGTTTCGTTAATTGCCCAACTTCATCATAATGTAAGGAACTTctacatcttcttcatcttgatctTCAACACAAATTTCAAAGATCACCGTCTTTTGATGACTTGGAATAGGCTTCTTAGAAATGAGCTCAACAAGTTCACTGAGCTTCAATTTCATTCGATCCGCCAACTTTGCCTTGGGGAAAAAGCTGGCATACAAGAGACTAACACCTGAACTCAGCATAGTGATATCGAGACCCTTGTTCTTTGAAAAGTCATTGATGAGTTCTTGAAGAGTAATGTCCTCAACCTCAAATCGATCCCAGAGTTTGTCAATAGAGACTTCTCCCGAGTGACCTTTGTATGTAGCCTTTGGACTAGCGATAGGTTCACTGAATCCAAAGAAAGGTAAGGCTAAGTTGACAAAGCCATTCTTGTATTGCTCAATATCGTCTTTACCATCAACAATCTTGTAAAATTCCATGATTACCAATCCCGTGGCAAGAGCAGTAGTAGTTGCAATGGCAGGAATAATCTTGCCAGCAATGAACTTTGTCTTGTGTCTATCGGCAAGCTCAATCTTGTAATTCTCGGCACGCAAGTTACTGGCAGCAGTGATGAAATCGATGTGGTGGTTCGTATCATCATCCTTTTCAAACTCTACTGGTGAAAGTTTCAAACCAGCCAATGATTTAGGCGATGGAAGCTTATCCGTGAGATTTTGAAGCTCCGTGCTGTCATCGAAAGATGAGCTAGTTGCAGCATTTGGATCCTAAGGTTGTCAGACATACTTTGTAGTGTAACGGGGAAAATGAAACTTACAGGTTCACTGTCATCAGCTTGAATCTTGACAGAAGAGCTGGGAGAGAAATCGGGGATGATCATGTTATCAAGAACTTTTTGAATCGTGCTGGAGTTGAGACCAGTGGTGTTGATTCCATAGTTGAAGGCGTGAAGACTAGCACCAGCGACAACGAAATCCCAATGATATTGGTTCTTTGGGTCAAACTTCAATGGATCTGGAGCACGTTTTGGTCCAGACCAGAAGGGTGTGCCACTCGATGTAGTTGAATCCTTAGGAAAGTTGTACAGTAATTGTTGAATGTTATTGTTGTATTGCTTCTCGAATTGTAGACGAGCCCACTTGATACAGTCCTCAACAGACAATGGCTTGTCCTCAACCAAGAAATCTAGAATCGTTTCTAGGGTTGCTTTTTCTTGGCCACCCTGTTTCAAGGTCTTATCAAGGTAATCTGGTTGAGTGAGGTATAAATTGACTGTTTCTGCTGGCTTGACAAAGTATGATTCGAATAATTCTCGAGACCAGGCAATGGTATGTTCAATCTTGTTGGGGAAACTTCGAAGGGTACACATTGGGAAAGATTGCTCGGGAGGATCCTGAGAGCTGGAATATGACTCGGTCAAGTGAGGGAGAACAACTTGTGTGTTACACTTAGTGCCAAGGGTTCCACTCTCCAACAAAGGCTTTCGGAAAAAGACACAACGACGATCAACGTAAGTTCGTGCATCGACATTATCGAGGGCGTTAGTAACACCATCAAGTTGATACCAGAATTGTTCGTTGAAGATATGTTCGGTATCTTGACCAACTCGATCACGCATGGTAACAATATGACCCTTGAGATCAGGGTTCATTGCTTGAACTGCCTCGGCAGCACAATCACTCTTCAACTTGCCAACATCTTTAGGTCTGAAGAGGAACTGACGATTAAGGTTGCTCTTTTCGATCGAATCCATATCAGTGACAAAGATCTTACCCTTGGGGCCTGTGGCTAAACCAATCATGGCCCAATTCTTCAACATTTCGCAACCAATAGCACCAGCGCCCACCAAAAATTGGGTGATGTTGGAAAGcttctcttgatattcttgacCAAATACAGCAATTTGACCATCATATCGAGAGTTGAGGGGTTTGCATGTTTCCTCGGTTCGTTTGAAACTGGTAGGAAGGGACTCCAAAGAGTCGAAGTACatccattgattgattgggtGGAATTTCCCAGAAACAGCCTTCAATACTTCTTGGGCTGCAAGACCACCGAAGAAAGCTGCCATCGGGTTCAAATCACCTTGAGCTTGGTAACTTAATTCGGCGATCAATTTGTCATCTACTTCAATATCcagcttttgatttttgatgaaggTCTTTGCAGACTCGATAATGACTAAGGAGTCTTCCCCATTCATCGGTCTTGGAAGACGACCTTGCGATTCTTGGAATCCATGAAGAGCCTGGAAACCAACATGGAGCTGTTGAGGACGATCGAATTTCGCATAGTCGGAAATGAGATGTTCTGGGTCCTTCAAAGCAACCGACAGTGGCTTGAAGTCAATGAATTTTGGCATTTTGACCTGTTGGTACATTCCACCCTTCTTGTATTGACCAAGTCCAGTAACATCTCCGATAGAGAAAGTGTATGGACCCTTTACCGTTACTTTTCGAGGCTCTGCGCCGTTCAAAGCTTCTAACCCTTCCAACTCGGTGAAAGTAACgtaatctccatcttcaaggCCATGTCGTGTTTCGTCCAAGGCGGATACTAAGCCTTCCTCGTCGATTCCAGCAACAATACCGCTGACTGGAGCTTCGCCTGTGGGGTCGAGAACGGTGAACTTATCACCAAAGTCGCAAAAGATTGATCCAAAGAGACCAAATGTATCTGCAACTACCAGGTAGATTCCCTTGTTATGTAAATAATCACCAATGATGATTTGGTCTTTGAGTGGAGTATTGGTCAGGACAACGACTTGGTATCGATCGAATTGAGCGAGGTCCTCTGTTAAGCTGCGGGGGCTTATGTTAGCAAAATTCTAGTCTCGCGCCAGAATGGATTACTAACCTTGAAGACTTGTGAACGGAAACCGGAGTGTATGCGTTTAGCTCAGCAACGCGTGGTGCGGTCACTTCCGCTCTTGGCTTCCCAACATCTTCAGGATGtaaaaagaattgagatgaaaggTCGGAGATGGCGGCGGGCGCAGGATCATAAAGGGTAAGACTTTTGACACCTGCCAAAGCAATATTCTTTGCAATCTCGACACCGAGTCCCTTGAGTCCCACAATCAGCACATTCGAAGCGCCCATACGCTTCATGGCCTCATGTCCTAGAACGTAAAGTTGTCTGCTGTAAAGCGATTCATCGATCTCGTTATTGCCGACCACCGACTCATCTACCTGCATCTTCGTCTCCATGTCTTTATCTTTTGTGTGTATGGCCTGGTGAGAAAGTAAGCATATGAGTGCGTGCAATACCACAAAGAAGATGTTTTGAGAGAGCTTGAAGCTCGAGCCTTTGGGATAGCTGTTGATTTGGAGGGGTAGCTTTCACTTACCGTCATCATCTTTTTATCTGGCCTCTGAGAATCCGCGTCGGAGAGTTTACGTTTTCCCAGGTTACCAGCACCGTTTAAATCTATTGTTGACGGAATGTTGGCGTTTGACGAAGGGTTCCAGAAAGAGGGTGATATTCTTCTGGCTCACTAGATTGTCCCAACTCAAGGCTCGGATCGTGAGTAGTTGGATATTGTGGGGTTATCGCCTTGCGAGGTGCAGTATTACCTAGGCAGAGGAACCCGAGCTAATAACGTTCTCGAAAGGAGGCTGGATGTGCGATGACTGGAATTCACTGTGGTTTATGGTTTGTTGCTTCTTCTGATTCGAAAAAGAATGGGTTgatgaaatgtgaaatgatTTGGATCAATGTTTATTATGGATGAgaattggagttggaagCAGCGGGTTGCTTACAGTATCAAATGCCTTTCGCCTCGCACAATCCACCACCTCCCTAGCCACTGAGGCTCTAGCACTGGCCTGACAAATAGAAACATCTAGAGTTAAAATGACATAACTACACTGGACCTGGCACGCCTCGTACCTACCGATGTAGGGAGGAAGGAGTCTAGGACGTGAAGAGGTCTTCGAGTATCAATATGTGAAGGTCAGCATTTTAGGAATGCTCGCTCTGTATGGGATTGCTATTCTATTGTTACGAAGGTTAATGCACTTGATAGGTTATGGAAATTATGTCATCTCAAAGGCGTTCATTTCAGTAGATTTGAGTCGTCGGACTGCGATTAAACAAAAAATACTGGTCATTTTCGAGTCATTGGGCGGGTCAAGAGAGTTCTGTATTCTCTATCAACGCTGAAATCGGCCCTCCCCGAGATGCGCGATGTCTGCTGAGTAAACTGACGCCATCGTGTATTCATACTGCTTGGTTAGGTAGGCAAATACACAGCCCCTCGTCACTCTGAACCAATCTATACGAGCTATACATGAGGGGTGGTATCCGATCCTTGGCTCCAAGAGTGCGTTGCAGATTTGTCAATTTCACCATTCATGTATTCTCGTCTTCTCACTCCTGATGCAATATTCATAGGTTTGATAACCTTCACAAAGTCCAAATGCATGGTGATTTCATAGAAACAACGTGGTATTCATTTTTAACTTAATGGGCGGCTCACGTATGCCACCACCCAATATGTATTCATTCACTCGTTCGTTCGTCCGTTCTTCGTAAGCCTGAGCTTTCTCGCCTTAATGGCGGTCTATGATCGAAAACTTTTGAATATCGCGTATTTAGTTGATCTTTTGGAGCTCAACGTCACTGCAAATATTGTTAGTGGAGTACTTTGTGGATCTGGTATGCAGAATAGATTTGAGACTTACAAGAGAAGAGTTGAGTTGGCTGGGATGACAGGGGGGAAACCActatagaaagaaagatcaGCAATGCCGTTCATCCATCATGTGTCGCCGTCTTTTCCCGAGAATGAAAGTTGTCAAGTCGACCTCTGGAGAGGGTGACATTGGGAACGACGGGGGAAGGGGGGTTGAAAAATCTTACCGGGCACCATAGGCGTAATCACTGTGAAGATGTGTTAGCAAGGCCATTCAACAATGCCATTGGCAGGTATCACTTACGGGGTAATGTCCAATGTAGCCTTCTCACCGAGCTTCATCTGAGTAACACCCTCGTCCCAGCCTAATATCGAGTCAATCAGCATTCAACATCATTTTTATTGGATGGCGGGGTAAAATACCCTTGATGACTTGACCAACACCGATTTGAACAACAAAAGGACCACGGTTGACAGAAGAATCGAATCTGCGAGTCGATTTGTTAGTATACACATGAGAA
This genomic interval carries:
- the Bcuba1 gene encoding Bcuba1, producing MMTAIHTKDKDMETKMQVDESVVGNNEIDESLYSRQLYVLGHEAMKRMGASNVLIVGLKGLGVEIAKNIALAGVKSLTLYDPAPAAISDLSSQFFLHPEDVGKPRAEVTAPRVAELNAYTPVSVHKSSSLTEDLAQFDRYQVVVLTNTPLKDQIIIGDYLHNKGIYLVVADTFGLFGSIFCDFGDKFTVLDPTGEAPVSGIVAGIDEEGLVSALDETRHGLEDGDYVTFTELEGLEALNGAEPRKVTVKGPYTFSIGDVTGLGQYKKGGMYQQVKMPKFIDFKPLSVALKDPEHLISDYAKFDRPQQLHVGFQALHGFQESQGRLPRPMNGEDSLVIIESAKTFIKNQKLDIEVDDKLIAELSYQAQGDLNPMAAFFGGLAAQEVLKAVSGKFHPINQWMYFDSLESLPTSFKRTEETCKPLNSRYDGQIAVFGQEYQEKLSNITQFLVGAGAIGCEMLKNWAMIGLATGPKGKIFVTDMDSIEKSNLNRQFLFRPKDVGKLKSDCAAEAVQAMNPDLKGHIVTMRDRVGQDTEHIFNEQFWYQLDGVTNALDNVDARTYVDRRCVFFRKPLLESGTLGTKCNTQVVLPHLTESYSSSQDPPEQSFPMCTLRSFPNKIEHTIAWSRELFESYFVKPAETVNLYLTQPDYLDKTLKQGGQEKATLETILDFLVEDKPLSVEDCIKWARLQFEKQYNNNIQQLLYNFPKDSTTSSGTPFWSGPKRAPDPLKFDPKNQYHWDFVVAGASLHAFNYGINTTGLNSSTIQKVLDNMIIPDFSPSSSVKIQADDSEPDPNAATSSSFDDSTELQNLTDKLPSPKSLAGLKLSPVEFEKDDDTNHHIDFITAASNLRAENYKIELADRHKTKFIAGKIIPAIATTTALATGLVIMEFYKIVDGKDDIEQYKNGFVNLALPFFGFSEPIASPKATYKGHSGEVSIDKLWDRFEVEDITLQELINDFSKNKGLDITMLSSGVSLLYASFFPKAKLADRMKLKLSELVELISKKPIPSHQKTVIFEICVEDQDEEDVEVPYIMMKLGN